The genomic stretch CACCACCTGAGGTTGTCCCTGTGCCCCTGGTGCCTGAAGGTCCTGATGAATGTGCCCAAATGTATCCGGAAGTCTTTCCTACCTGTGTGCTAACTCGCTCTATGGTGAAACAACTACAGTCCAGTGTTAAGAGTGAGGATACAGAAGTTGATCTGAGCCATACTTTTCTCATGTGCCCTGACATGTCTGTGTCTCCCACAGCTCCGTTATCTGCTCCTGTGACATTGCCAACGGTGGAGGTGGAGAGTGTAAAAATTAGTGAGGTGCCCTTAGCCCGTGAAACTCATTTCTGCCCAAAGCGCTGATCCCTCACTTACTTCTCTGTATGAGACCGTCCATACTGATCAGGACATTGATGCAATTACTCAGGGTTACTTTTTGAAAGATGGCATCTTGATGAGGAAATGGAGGCCACGCACTAGTTCAGATGAGTGGGATGTCGTTTCCCAAATTGTCATTCCTGTGGGTTATAGACCACAGATTTTGAGTGTGGCACATGATGGTCTAGCTGGGCATCTGGGGGTAAACAAGACCTATAGTCGCATTCTCCGACATTTCTTTTGGCCTGGGTTGAAGCAGGATGTAGCCCAGTTTTGTAAATCCTGCCATGTCTGTCAAGTAGGTGGAAAACCGAACCAGACAATTTCGCCTGCTCCACTTTATCCGATACCAGTCATTTGTGAACCTTTTGAGCACGTCCTCATTGACATTGTAGGGCCACTCCCTAGGTCACGACATGGACACCAATACCTGTTAACAATCATGTGCGCTGCTACTCGGTTCCCCGAGGCTATTCCTTTACGGAACATTACTGCTAAAACAGTTGTGCGTGGGCTAACCAAGTTTTTCTCTGTGTTCGGGCTTCCAAAGATCATTCAAAGTGATCAAGGTTCGAATTTTATGTCGCGCATATTCACACAGATCCTTCAGCAGCTCCAGATTAGGCACAATGTTTCCAGCGCTTATCATCCAGAGAGTCAGGGGGCCTTGGAACGGTTCCATCAGACCCTTAAATCGATGTTGCGCATTTATTGTCTTGAGCTGGGTAAGGATTGGGAGGAAGGTGTTCCGTGGCTGCTCTTTGCATCTAGAGAGGCAGTACAGGAGTCTTTAGGTTTCAGTCCTGCTGATCTAGGTCCAATACGCGGTCCTTTGACCTTATTAAAGGAAAATTGGGTAAAAGACAGCCCTCAGCATAACCTGCTGAATTATGTGAGTGAGTTCCGCTCCAGACTACACAGAGCCTGTGAGTTAGCGCAGCAGAATTTGAAAATCGCACAAGGAAAAATGAAATCCTGGTACGATCGCAAAGCGGAAAGCAGACGGTTCGAACCTGGTGATAAAGTTCTGGTTTTGTTGCCCATCATTGGTTCGGCCCTGCAGGCTCGGTTTAGTGGGCCTTATGTGATAGAACGGCGGCTATGTGATCATTACCCCTGATAGGCGGAGGCGTACGCAGGTCTGTCACGTTAACATGCTCAAGCCCTACTATGAAAGACAACCTTCGAGTCCTCCTGACCTGGTACTGCACGCTAGCTCAAAGCCCTCGGTGGTAACTGCTGCTGGCGATGTTGAAACTCCGCCTTCTCATCCTTCgtcttcctctgtctgtctaACTGTCACTACCTCGTGCCCGGAAGGGATGCTAGGGACAATTACACCACTCTCGGAGGAGAGTGCGGAGGAAGTTGTTGTTCCCTCACGATGTGTTGTTGAAGGCCGTTTAACAAATTCTGAAATGCTTGTTGCCCTCTCAGATAATCTACCTCATTTGTCAAGTGAGGAGCGAGACGACATCATTCACTTGGTTGAGTCGTATCCCTGCCTTTTCCAAGACGTGCCCAGTCGCACCACTGTCATTGAGCATGACATAGAAGTAGGATGTAACTTGCCCATTAAACAACATGCGTATAGGGTGAACCCTATTAAACAGCAGCTGTTGCGCAATGAGGTTGACTATTTGCTTAAGCATGATTTAGCTGAACCGAGTTCTAGTGCTTGGAGTTCTCCCTGTCTGCTTGTAAAGAAACCCGATGGGTCTTACCGTTTTTGTACTGATTAT from Anguilla anguilla isolate fAngAng1 chromosome 12, fAngAng1.pri, whole genome shotgun sequence encodes the following:
- the LOC118209570 gene encoding uncharacterized protein LOC118209570, producing the protein MDLSDGLQENMPVRILRDTGAAQSFLLDGVLPLSEKTSTGTHVLVRGLEMGFVDVPLHRIHLISDLITGNVVVGVRKNLPVPGITFLLGNDLAGGNVWGHSSTPPEVVPVPLVPEGPDECAQMYPEVFPTCVLTRSMVKQLQSSVKSEDTEVDLSHTFLMCPDMSVSPTAPLSAPVTLPTVEVESVKISEVPLARETHFCPKR